CAGCCTGAAAAAAGTTTTACACGATAGAGGTTTAAGTACAGCTGTTGGTGACGAAGGTGGTTTTGCTCCAAATTTAGCTGGTGGTACTGAGGATGCTTTAGATACTATTAAATTAGCGGTTGAAAAAGCAGGATATACTTTCGGTGACGAAATTATGATTGCTCTTGACTGTGCTGCTTCTGAATTTTATGTAAATGGTAAATACGATTATACTAAATTTGAAGGAGAAACTGGTAAAATCAGAACTTCTGAGGAACAAGCTGATTATTTAGCTGAACTTGCTGCTAAATATCCAATTATCTCAATCGAAGATGGTATGTATGAAGATGACTGGAATGGATGGAAATATTTAACTGAAAAAATTGGAAATAAAGTACAATTAGTAGGTGATGATTTATTTGTTACGAATGTTGAACGTTTATCGACAGGTATCGAAAAAGGAATTGCTAATTCAATTCTAGTAAAAGTGAACCAAATTGGTACTTTAACAGAAACTATCGCTGCAGTAAATATGGCTAAAAATGCAGGTTATACTTCAGTAATGTCTCACCGTTCTGGAGAAACAGAAGATAACACAATTGCTGATTTAGCAGTTGCTTTAAACTGTGGACAAATTAAAACAGGTTCTGCTTCTCGTTCTGATCGTATGGCAAAATACAATCAATTATTAAGAATTGAAGAAGAACTTGGAAGTACAGCTTATTTCCCGGGATTAAATGCATTCAAAATTAAATAATTGTAAGATATACATTGAATTTAAACCATTCGCCTTTGCGAATGGTTTTTTTTTGGACTTTTAACAAATTCATAGCAGTATTCTTTTTTTAGTTAATCTTAAATTCCTTAGATTTGATAAATTATTATTTTATAGAATTATTCCCGATTATATTATGTCAAAAATAGCTACATTAGAAGTAGATGGTAAGAAAATTGAACTTCCGGTAATAACAGGAAGCGAAAATGAATCTGCTATCGATATTAACAAATTACGTGATTTAACAGGTTTTATTACAATTGATCCTGGATATAAAAATTCTGGATCTTGTACTAGTGAAATTACTTTCTTAGACGGAGAACTTGGAATTTTGCGTTACAGAGGATACTCAATTGAAGATTTGGCTGAAAAAGCTAGTTTTTTAGAAGTGTCTTATCTTTTGATTTTTGGAGAATTACCTACCGCTGCTGAATTGGAGCAATTTGAAAATGGTATTAAAAAGCATTCTTTGGTTAACGAAGAAATGAAAAACATCATCGATGGTTTTCCAAAAACGGCACATCCAATGGGAGTGTTATCTGCTTTAACAAGTGCGTTAACGGCTTTTAACCCTAAAGCAGTTAATGTTGAGAACGAAAAAGAAATGTATGAAGCTATTTGTAAAACAATGGCTAAGTTTCTTGTAATCGCAACATGGACCTACAGAAAATCTATGGGATATCCTTTGAATTATTATGATAATACAAAAGGATATGTAGAAAGCTTTATGCAATTAATGTTTAAATTGCCTACAGGACCTTATGCAGCAAATCCAGTAATTGTTAATGCTTTAGATAAATTGTTTATTCTACATGCAGATCACGAGCAAAACTGTTCTACTTCAACTGTTAGAATGGTTGGTTCTTCGCATGCAGGTTTATTTGCTTCAGTTTCTGCAGGAGTTTCAGCACTTTGGGGACCACTTCATGGTGGAGCAAATCAGGCTGTACTTGAAATGCTTGAAGAAATTAACAAAGATGGAGGTGATACAGATAAATTTTTAGCGAAAGCAAAAGATAAAAACGATCCTTTCCGTTTAATGGGATTTGGTCATAGAGTTTATAAAAACTTCGATCCAAGAGCAAAAATTATTAAAAAAGCTGCTAAGGAAGTTTTAGAAACTTTAGGTGTTGAGGATCCTATTTTAGAAATTGCTAAAAAATTAGAATCAGCTGCCCTTGAAGATGATTACTTCAAATCAAGAAACTTATATCCAAATGTGGATTTTTATTCTGGGATTATTTACAGAGCGTTAGGAATTCCAACCGATATGTTTACTGTAATGTTTGCTATTGGTAGGTTACCTGGCTGGATCGCACAATGGAAAGAAATGCGTGAAAACAAAGAGCCAATAGGAAGGCCAAGACAAATTTATACTGGGCATCCATTGAGAGACTTTAAGTCTAATAAATAAAAAAAAATTAAAGCTTCACTTAACTGTGAAGCTTTTTTTATCTTTGTTCAAAATATAATAAAGTTATGTTGCAATTAAATATAAAGAACGAAACCTCCAGACTACGTGCTGTCGTTTTGGGTTCTGCAGTTCATAATGGGCCAACTCCTTCTTTAGATGAAGCTTACGATCCTAAATCGTTGGAACATATAAAAGCTGGAACTTATCCGATCGAAAAAGATATGGTTGCTGAAATGGATGCTTTTAATGCTGTTTTTCAAAAATATGATGTTAAAGTATATCGTCCGGAAATGATCGAAAATTACAATCAAATTTTTGCAAGAGATATTGGTTTTGTGATAGATGATACGTTTGTGAAATCTAATATATTGCCAGATCGTGAGCGTGAACTTGATGCAATTCAGTATGTAATTGATCAAATGGATTCGTTAAAGGTAGTTCGTCCACCTGAAGAAGTTCATATTGAAGGAGGAGATGTAATGCTTTGGAATGATCATATTTTTATTGGAACTTATAAAGGTAGCGACTATAAAGATTATATTACTGCAAGAACCAATATGCATGGTGTAAAATATATTAAAGAATTATTCCCGAATAAGATTGTTAAGGAGTTTGATTTAGTTAAATCTAAATTAGAAGCTCGTGACAATGCTTTGCATCTTGATTGTTGTTTTCAGCCAGTTGGAAAAAATAAAGGTATTATCTATAAAAGAGGTTTTCGGGAGGAAGCAGATTATACCTATTTAGTAAATCTTTTTGGAAAGGAAAATTTATTTCATATCGAAAGAGATGAGATGTATAACATGTTTTCGAATGTGTTCTCAATCGATGAGAATGTAGTGGTTTCCGAGAAAAACTTTACTCGATTAAATAATTGGCTTCGCGCAAATGGATTTGTTGTTGAAGAAATTCCTTATGCCGAAATTGCAAAACAAGAAGGTTTATTAAGGTGTTCAACTTTACCATTAATTAGAGATTAAAAATAGTTTTTGGGTTTCAAGTTTCAGGTTTCAAGTTTTTTACAAGACGTGAAGCCTGAAACTTAAAACTTGACACGAGGCTTTAGCCGAATTGGCGAAGCAAACAAAAAATATAAAAAATGAAACAAACAACAAATGCAATTGTAATGATTCGGCCTGTTGCTTTCAGAATGAATGAACAGACAGCTGTAAATAATTATTATCAAAAAGTTTTAGATGGCTTATTGCCAAGTACGGTAAATGCAAAAGCACAGCAAGAATTTGATGTTTTTGTAGAAAAACTTAGAGCAGTTGGAGTTGATGTTACTGTAATTGAGGATAATTTGGAAACTGATACGCCAGATAGTATATTTCCGAACAACTGGGTTTCTTTTCATGAAAATGGCGATGTAGCACTTTATCCAATGTTTGCAGAAAACCGTCGTCAGGAACGTCGTGAAGATATATTGGATACTTTGGAAGAAAAAGGTTTTGAAATTTCAAATATAATGGATTATACCTCTGCAGAAGATGATGGGTATTTCCTGGAAGGGACTGGAAGTTTACTTTTAGATCGTGCAAATTCAAAAGCATATTGTGCTTTGTCACCTCGCGCAGATGAAGAATTATTCATTGAGTTTTGTGAAGATTTTGATTACGCTCCAGTAATATTTGAAGCTTTTCAAACAGTTAATGGTGAACGCAAGTTAATTTATCATACAAATGTTATGATGTGTCTTGGAGAAACTTTTGCGGTTATCTGTGCAGATTGTATTGATGATAAAAAAGAGCGTAAAATGGTTTTAGAAAACTTAAAGGATGATAAAAAGGAAGTTATTCTGATTACCGAAGATCAGGTAAATAATTTTGCTGGTAACATGCTAGAAGTTCGGGGAACTAATGATAAGAGATATATTGTTATGAGTGCTTCAGCACATCAAAGTCTTACTCCAAAACAAGTTGAACAATTAGAAAAACATGCCGAAATTTTGAGTTCAAGTTTAGATACTATTGAAGCTTGTGGTGGCGGTAGTGCAAGGTGTATGATGGCAGAAGTTTTTTTACCAAGAAGTTAAAGATAGAAAGTTAAAAAAGAAAAGGGATAAAATTACACTGTAATTTTATCCCTTTTCTTTTTTTTGCAAGTAATTAATTTGGATTAAAAATTCCCCTTTATAATATTTACAATAGCACTTACTATATATTGAATTCCGATGGAAATAACGATAAAGCCAACGATTCTGGAAATTGCCACAATACCAGATGCTCCTAATATTCGGGCTAAGTAATGAGCGCTTTTTAAGATGGCGAAAATAGCAACAGCAATTGCAAAAATGGCCAAGCTTGAAATTGCAATTTCTTCCATTTGATGATGCTCCTGATAAAAAGCGATTAATAGAGAAATTGATCCCGGACCTGCTAGCATTGGAATTGCTAACGGAGTTAATGCGATATCATTTCTTTGTTGAGCTTCGTTTTCTATTTTTTTATTAATTCCTCGTTTTTTATTGAATTTTCCAGATAATAAAGAAAACCCGGAATTTACAATTACAATTCCACCGGCAATTCGCAAGGCATCAATGCTTATTCCAAAAAAAGTTAAAACATACTGGCCAATAAAAAAAGAGACTATTAAAATGATAAAAACATTTACAGCAGTCCAAAGTGAAATTCTTGAACGTTCTTTTTGAGAGTCGTGTTGCGTTAATCCAACAAAAATAGGAACAGTGCCTATAGGGTTTAATACAGAAAAAAGTGCAGCAAATAAATAAATGAATAAATCCATATTGTTTTGGTTAGTAAAGTAAAAATAATCAAATTTTAGTATTTCAGAACATATTGGTATTAAGTTATTGTCTTTTTTTCCTAGTAATTCTAAATCAATATCATAGAGTTTGCTCAGACTTTTTCATTACTTTTGCGCTAGATATTAAAAAAATGAAAAATAAAAAAACTCTAGTTCTTGGTGCTACTACAAAACCAGAACGCTACGCTTTTAGAGCCATAAATATGCTAGTGCAAAAAGGGCATACAGTTTTAGCAATTGGCCAGAATAGTGGTGAAGTTGCAGGTGTGAAAATTCATACTAAATCTATACCTGTTAAAAATATAGATACTGTTACATTATACTTAAATCCTGCTCGTCAGCGAGATTACTATAACTATATTGTTGAAGCACAGCCAAAAAGAGTTGTTTTTAATCCGGGAACTGAAAACCCGGAATTGTACCAATTGTTAGAATTGAATAATATTAAAGCCGAAGTCGCCTGCACATTGGTTTTGTTAGCTACAAATCAGTATTAGTTTTGCAATAAATTTCACTTTGTTGAAGTATGTGTTTTGAAAGAATCGTATTGTATAAATGTGAGGTTTCTCTTGGGATATAATTTCTATTTTAAACAAGCTTTGAATTTACTTGCCTCTAAGATGGCTGAACCATTAAAAGTATTACTTTTGTTGCCATGGAATTTTCATCAAAATTAATAGAAAAAGCAGTCAATGAAATGTCACAATTGCCTGGAATAGGTAAACGTACAGCATTACGATTGATTCTTCATTTGCTTAAACAACCAAAAGAGCAAACTGGTTTTCTGTCTCAGGCATTACTAAATATGCGTGAGAATATTAAATTTTGTGAAAGTTGCTATAATATTTCAGATACCAAAATATGTGAGATATGTGCCAATGAAGTGAGAAATCATCAAACAATTTGTGTGGTTGAGGATATTAGAGATGTTATGGCTATTGAAAATACTGGCCAATATAAGGGAATTTATCATGTTTTAGGTGGTAAAATTTCGCCTATTGAAGGTGTTGGTCCAAGTCAGTTGAATATTTCGAGTTTGGTTGAAAAAGTCAAATCTGGAAAAGTAGTCGAAATTATTTTTGCGCTTAGTTCAACAATGGAAGGGGATACAACAAATTTTTATATTTACAAGCAAATTGCCGAGTTAGAAATTGTGATTTCTACAATTGCAAGAGGAATATCTGTAGGAGATGAGTTGGAATATGCCGATGAAGTAACGCTTGGCAGAAGTATTATTCATAGGGTTCCATTCGAAAAAACATTCAAAAGTAATTAACTAAAATTCTAATAAAATATAGATTTTTTAAAGATTAAAGGAAAAACTATATTTGCGGATAAAATTCAAATAATGACAAAAAAAAGTATTTATATTCTGCTATTAATTAGCTCACTTTTTACTTCATGTATTCCTATTAAAGATTTGGTATACTTACAGGATAAGGATTCAACAGGAGAGCAAAATACAATTGCAGCAGTAGAGTCAAAACCATATAGATTGCAGATTAATGATGTTTTGAGTGTTAATATAAAAGCAATAGATCCTAAGTTGGTATCTATTTTTAGTAAAACAGAAAATGCTACATCAACAGGTAAATCTGAGGCAGCTTTATACTTTGATGGATTCACAGTAGATGATCATGGAAATATCAGAATGCCAATTTTAGGCGAGATAAACGTTATTGGTTATACTCTTGAAGAAGTACGAATTATGATAGAGAAAAAACTGCTTGAAGAATATTTTAAGAGTGAAGCGAACATTTTTGTTACAGTTAAATTAGCGGGCTTTAGATATACAATAAACGGAGAAGTTGGTAGCACAGGTACAAAAACATTATTTCAGGAACATGTAAATATTATGGAGGCTATTGCAAATTCTGGGGATATTACTACAGTTGGTAATAGAAAAGCTGTGACAGTGATACGACAAACTCCTACTGGTGTACAAATGCATGAAATAGATCTGACAGACGCCAATGTAATGAAGTCGCCTTATTATTATTTACAGCCAAATGATTATATTTATGTAAAACCATTAAGGCAAAAAACTTGGGGAACTGGTCAGACTGGTATACAGTCTATAGGTACTATAATTACGTTGTTATCTTTGGCAACAACCGTTTATCTAATTATCAAAAATTAAAGCTGAGTTATAAAGATGTTAGATATAAAAGATTTTTCGATTTTTGAAAATCATTCCAATTTTGATTTTAAAGGATTTTTGCTAAAAATTGCCAGTTATTGGAAATGGTTTTTAGTTAGTTTAATTATTGCATTTGTGATTGCATATCAGGTTAACGTTCGTAAAGAAAAAATTTACGGAATGGAGACTGTTATTTCTATTAAGGAAGAAAGCAATCCTTTTTTTACTTCTAATACAAGTTTGGTTTTTAATTGGGGTGGAATTTCTGATCAAGTAACAGGAATTTCTACAATACTACAATCCAGATCTCATAATGAGCAAGTAGTTAATAAGTTGCAGTATTATATCGATTATCTGACTCAGGGGAAATATAATCTGGTAGATTCTTATGGAGCTGTTCCATTTTACGTTAATATAGATAAAACAAAAGGACAATTAGCAAATAGCTTAATTAAAATTAAGTTTTTAACTGCAAACGAATATGAAATTCGTATTCTATTTGAAAGTAATTCAGTATCAATAGTAAACTATTCCGAAAATACTTATTCTAGTACAGCTGTTCAGCCTGTCGAATATGTTAAAAGATTTAAAGTCGGACAACAAGTTTCTGTGCCTTTTTTGAATTGGAAATTGGAAATAAAAGAAAATCCAGGACTTTATGTGGGGAATGAATATTTTGTTCGATTTAATGATTTTGATGGTATTGTTTCTCGTTATAAGGGAATAAGTATTAATGCGGATGATAAAGGAGGCTCTATTCTGACTTTGGGAATGCAAGGAACTAATAAGGCAAGATTGGTTGAATACCTGAATTCGACAGTTAAAATGTTAATCAAAATCCAGTTGGATGGAAAAAATCAGTTTGCAAATAATACCATAAGATTTATTGATAGCACCCTTGTTGCAATGGAGTCGCAACTAAAGGAGACTGGAAATGAGCTTAAATCTTTTAGAAAAGATAAAAATATCTATGAAATTGAAGGAGGTGGTGCAAAGGTTTCCGATAAAATAATGGGTTTTGATCTTCAAAAGGATCAGGTTACAAGGAAGATAACGTATTATAATTCTTTAAAAGCTTACCTGAATAATAGTGTTGATTATTCGCGTTTACCAGCACCATCTGTTGCGGGAATTGAAGATCCAAATATAGTTGCGAATGTGTCAAGGCTTATTGAACTTTCTGCGCAAAGATCAGAAATGAGTTACGCTGTTAAAAGTGAAAAGATTTTCAAAGATTTTGATAATCAAATGCAAGCGGTAAAAAATGTTTTGTTAGAGAATATTGCTTCAGCAAAATCTTCTTTATTGTATGATTTGTCATTGGTTAATGCTAAAATTGGTGAAGCGGAAAGTACAGTTAAGAGGTTACCAGAAGAGCAACAGGAATTGTTGAAAATTAAGCGTAAATATGATCTAAATGATAATATTTATACAGAGTTTCTTCAAAAAAGGAATGAAGCTGAAATTGTTAAAGCTTCCAATTTATCAGATATTCATTTTATTGATCCTGCAAAAGATATTGGGGAAGGATTAATTGGACCTAAAACTTCTGTTAATTATATATTGGCATTGTTTTTAGGAATACTGATTCCTTTATTAGTGGTTTTTGGGATCTTCTTTATCAATAACTCTGTTCAAAATGCTGATGACATTAGTAAAGTAAGTCAAATTCCGTTAATTGGAGTTATTGGAGTTAATAAGGATGCTAAGAGTTTAGCTGTTTTTGATAAGCCAAAATCGGCACTATCAGAAGCTTTTAGAGGAATACGTTCGTCTTTGCAATTTTTGTATAAAAAACAACAAGTTAATGGTACAAAAACTTTAATGATTACTTCTTCTATAAGTGGAGAAGGTAAAACGTTTTGCTCTATAAATATTGCAACAGTTTTTGCTCTAAGCGAAAAGAAGACTGTAATTGTGGGATTAGATTTGAGGAAGCCGAGATTAGCTGATGAGTTTGGCTTAATCACTAAAACTGGAGTTGTGAATTATTTAATTAAGCAAAATAGTTTGTCGGAAATTATAAGTGCGACAAAAGTTCCAAATTTAGATGTGATTCTTTCTGGGCCAATACCACCAAATCCTTCAGAATTAATTTTGAGTGATGCTATGAAAGAATTGATAGATGAGTTAAAGGAAAAATATGATTATATTATTTTGGATACTCCACCGGTAGGTTTGGTTTCTGATGCTCTTGAGTTAGCTCAATATGCTGATGTTACCTTGTATATTGTTAGACAAAACTATACTAAAAAAGATATGATTACGTTGTTGAATACTAGGATCAAAAGAGGAGAATTAAATAATGCCAGTATAGTTTTGAATGGTTATGAGAATAAAGCAAAATATGGGTCAGCCTATGGATATGGTTATGGAGCTTATTCAAATGGGTATCATGATGAAGTAGAAAAATCAAGTTTTGTGAAAACTATTTTTAATAGATTGTCAAAAAAATAATTTCAGATGGGAACATTTGCTCAAAATAGTATTTTAATAACAGGAGGGGCAGGATTTATAGGTTCAAATTTATGTGAGTATTTTTTAGGTGCTGGGCATAATGTTATTTGTTTAGATAATTTTTCAACAGGTTGTCGTGAAAATTTGAGAGATTTTTTTGAGAATCCAAAATTTAAATTGATCGAAGGAGATATACGAAATTTGGACGACTGTAAATTGGCAGTTGAAGGAGTTGATTATGTTTTGCATCAGGCTGCATTAGGATCTGTTCCAAGATCTATAAATGACCCAATCACCACTAATGATGTAAATGTTTCGGGTTTTTTGAATATGCTGGTGGCATCTCGAGATGCAAATATTAAACGATTTGTATATGCAGCAAGCTCTTCTACATATGGAGATTCGGAAGGATTGCCAAAAGTTGAAGATGTGATCGGAAAACCATTGTCTCCTTACGCTATTACAAAATATGTAAATGAATTATATGCGGAGATTTTTGGAAAGACGTATGGTTTACAAACTATTGGATTACGTTATTTTAATGTGTTTGGAAGAAAACAAACTCCTAATGGTGCTTATGCAGCAGTAATTCCAAAGTTTGTTATGCAATTAATGAATTATGAAAGTCCGGTGATAAATGGAGACGGAAATTATTCCAGAGATTTTACCTATATAGATAATGTGATTCAAATGAATGAATTAGCACTAAAATGCCAAAAATCTGAAGCTGTAAATGCGGTTTATAATACTGCATTTGGAGATAGGAATACATTGAATGATTTGGTTCAATATCTTAAAGAATATTTATCTGAATTTGATTCAAAAATTGCCGATGTGCAGATTATCTATGGTGATACTAGAATAGGCGATATACCTCATTCTTTAGCAAGTATCGATAAGGCAAAAAAGATATTGGGTTATAATCCAAAATACTCTTTGAAAGAGGGATTAAAGGAGGCTGTAAATTGGTATTGGAATAATTTAAAATAAGTTATAGATTACATAATATAAAAATTAAATGGAAATTACAAAAATTTGTTGCATTGGTGCAGGTTATGTTGGAGGTCCAACTATGGCAGTAATTGCTCAAAAATGTCCAAATATTCAAGTTACGGTTGTTGATTTGAACGA
The sequence above is drawn from the Flavobacterium sp. N2038 genome and encodes:
- the eno gene encoding phosphopyruvate hydratase; the encoded protein is MSIIIKVHARQILDSRGNPTIEVDVVTENGVLGRAAVPSGASTGEHEAVELRDGGKAYLGKGVLNAVNNVNTVIAEELVGTSVFEQNTIDQLMIDLDGTPNKSKLGANAILGVSLAAAKAAANELGLPLYRYVGGVSANTLPVPMMNIINGGSHSDAPIAFQEFMIFPVKATSFTHAMQMGTEIFHSLKKVLHDRGLSTAVGDEGGFAPNLAGGTEDALDTIKLAVEKAGYTFGDEIMIALDCAASEFYVNGKYDYTKFEGETGKIRTSEEQADYLAELAAKYPIISIEDGMYEDDWNGWKYLTEKIGNKVQLVGDDLFVTNVERLSTGIEKGIANSILVKVNQIGTLTETIAAVNMAKNAGYTSVMSHRSGETEDNTIADLAVALNCGQIKTGSASRSDRMAKYNQLLRIEEELGSTAYFPGLNAFKIK
- a CDS encoding citrate synthase, coding for MSKIATLEVDGKKIELPVITGSENESAIDINKLRDLTGFITIDPGYKNSGSCTSEITFLDGELGILRYRGYSIEDLAEKASFLEVSYLLIFGELPTAAELEQFENGIKKHSLVNEEMKNIIDGFPKTAHPMGVLSALTSALTAFNPKAVNVENEKEMYEAICKTMAKFLVIATWTYRKSMGYPLNYYDNTKGYVESFMQLMFKLPTGPYAANPVIVNALDKLFILHADHEQNCSTSTVRMVGSSHAGLFASVSAGVSALWGPLHGGANQAVLEMLEEINKDGGDTDKFLAKAKDKNDPFRLMGFGHRVYKNFDPRAKIIKKAAKEVLETLGVEDPILEIAKKLESAALEDDYFKSRNLYPNVDFYSGIIYRALGIPTDMFTVMFAIGRLPGWIAQWKEMRENKEPIGRPRQIYTGHPLRDFKSNK
- a CDS encoding dimethylarginine dimethylaminohydrolase family protein, translated to MLQLNIKNETSRLRAVVLGSAVHNGPTPSLDEAYDPKSLEHIKAGTYPIEKDMVAEMDAFNAVFQKYDVKVYRPEMIENYNQIFARDIGFVIDDTFVKSNILPDRERELDAIQYVIDQMDSLKVVRPPEEVHIEGGDVMLWNDHIFIGTYKGSDYKDYITARTNMHGVKYIKELFPNKIVKEFDLVKSKLEARDNALHLDCCFQPVGKNKGIIYKRGFREEADYTYLVNLFGKENLFHIERDEMYNMFSNVFSIDENVVVSEKNFTRLNNWLRANGFVVEEIPYAEIAKQEGLLRCSTLPLIRD
- the ctlX gene encoding citrulline utilization hydrolase CtlX, with the protein product MKQTTNAIVMIRPVAFRMNEQTAVNNYYQKVLDGLLPSTVNAKAQQEFDVFVEKLRAVGVDVTVIEDNLETDTPDSIFPNNWVSFHENGDVALYPMFAENRRQERREDILDTLEEKGFEISNIMDYTSAEDDGYFLEGTGSLLLDRANSKAYCALSPRADEELFIEFCEDFDYAPVIFEAFQTVNGERKLIYHTNVMMCLGETFAVICADCIDDKKERKMVLENLKDDKKEVILITEDQVNNFAGNMLEVRGTNDKRYIVMSASAHQSLTPKQVEQLEKHAEILSSSLDTIEACGGGSARCMMAEVFLPRS
- a CDS encoding MarC family NAAT transporter — translated: MDLFIYLFAALFSVLNPIGTVPIFVGLTQHDSQKERSRISLWTAVNVFIILIVSFFIGQYVLTFFGISIDALRIAGGIVIVNSGFSLLSGKFNKKRGINKKIENEAQQRNDIALTPLAIPMLAGPGSISLLIAFYQEHHQMEEIAISSLAIFAIAVAIFAILKSAHYLARILGASGIVAISRIVGFIVISIGIQYIVSAIVNIIKGNF
- a CDS encoding CoA-binding protein; the protein is MKNKKTLVLGATTKPERYAFRAINMLVQKGHTVLAIGQNSGEVAGVKIHTKSIPVKNIDTVTLYLNPARQRDYYNYIVEAQPKRVVFNPGTENPELYQLLELNNIKAEVACTLVLLATNQY
- the recR gene encoding recombination mediator RecR → MEFSSKLIEKAVNEMSQLPGIGKRTALRLILHLLKQPKEQTGFLSQALLNMRENIKFCESCYNISDTKICEICANEVRNHQTICVVEDIRDVMAIENTGQYKGIYHVLGGKISPIEGVGPSQLNISSLVEKVKSGKVVEIIFALSSTMEGDTTNFYIYKQIAELEIVISTIARGISVGDELEYADEVTLGRSIIHRVPFEKTFKSN
- a CDS encoding polysaccharide biosynthesis/export family protein; translated protein: MTKKSIYILLLISSLFTSCIPIKDLVYLQDKDSTGEQNTIAAVESKPYRLQINDVLSVNIKAIDPKLVSIFSKTENATSTGKSEAALYFDGFTVDDHGNIRMPILGEINVIGYTLEEVRIMIEKKLLEEYFKSEANIFVTVKLAGFRYTINGEVGSTGTKTLFQEHVNIMEAIANSGDITTVGNRKAVTVIRQTPTGVQMHEIDLTDANVMKSPYYYLQPNDYIYVKPLRQKTWGTGQTGIQSIGTIITLLSLATTVYLIIKN
- a CDS encoding polysaccharide biosynthesis tyrosine autokinase → MLDIKDFSIFENHSNFDFKGFLLKIASYWKWFLVSLIIAFVIAYQVNVRKEKIYGMETVISIKEESNPFFTSNTSLVFNWGGISDQVTGISTILQSRSHNEQVVNKLQYYIDYLTQGKYNLVDSYGAVPFYVNIDKTKGQLANSLIKIKFLTANEYEIRILFESNSVSIVNYSENTYSSTAVQPVEYVKRFKVGQQVSVPFLNWKLEIKENPGLYVGNEYFVRFNDFDGIVSRYKGISINADDKGGSILTLGMQGTNKARLVEYLNSTVKMLIKIQLDGKNQFANNTIRFIDSTLVAMESQLKETGNELKSFRKDKNIYEIEGGGAKVSDKIMGFDLQKDQVTRKITYYNSLKAYLNNSVDYSRLPAPSVAGIEDPNIVANVSRLIELSAQRSEMSYAVKSEKIFKDFDNQMQAVKNVLLENIASAKSSLLYDLSLVNAKIGEAESTVKRLPEEQQELLKIKRKYDLNDNIYTEFLQKRNEAEIVKASNLSDIHFIDPAKDIGEGLIGPKTSVNYILALFLGILIPLLVVFGIFFINNSVQNADDISKVSQIPLIGVIGVNKDAKSLAVFDKPKSALSEAFRGIRSSLQFLYKKQQVNGTKTLMITSSISGEGKTFCSINIATVFALSEKKTVIVGLDLRKPRLADEFGLITKTGVVNYLIKQNSLSEIISATKVPNLDVILSGPIPPNPSELILSDAMKELIDELKEKYDYIILDTPPVGLVSDALELAQYADVTLYIVRQNYTKKDMITLLNTRIKRGELNNASIVLNGYENKAKYGSAYGYGYGAYSNGYHDEVEKSSFVKTIFNRLSKK
- a CDS encoding SDR family oxidoreductase, translated to MGTFAQNSILITGGAGFIGSNLCEYFLGAGHNVICLDNFSTGCRENLRDFFENPKFKLIEGDIRNLDDCKLAVEGVDYVLHQAALGSVPRSINDPITTNDVNVSGFLNMLVASRDANIKRFVYAASSSTYGDSEGLPKVEDVIGKPLSPYAITKYVNELYAEIFGKTYGLQTIGLRYFNVFGRKQTPNGAYAAVIPKFVMQLMNYESPVINGDGNYSRDFTYIDNVIQMNELALKCQKSEAVNAVYNTAFGDRNTLNDLVQYLKEYLSEFDSKIADVQIIYGDTRIGDIPHSLASIDKAKKILGYNPKYSLKEGLKEAVNWYWNNLK